The following coding sequences lie in one Bradyrhizobium sp. G127 genomic window:
- a CDS encoding KpsF/GutQ family sugar-phosphate isomerase, with amino-acid sequence MAISKPRTASPSMTHSTSPAIESALRTLDAEASGITALANALQSDLGPAFDAAVTRIRDAKGRLIVTGLGKSGHIGKKMAASFASTGTPAFFVHAAEASHGDLGMITADDVIMALSWSGETAELKNLINYSRRFRITLIAVTSEAGSTLGSAADIVLTLPKAREACPHNLAPTTSSLMQLALGDALMVALLESRGFTALDFSALHPSGKLGAMLKFVRDLMHKDAAVPVKPLGTKMSDALVEMTSKGFGCVGIVDARNEIIGIVTDGDLRRHMRPDLMTATVDDVMTKNPKTISPDLLASEALEILNSSKITALIVTEGKKPIGIVHLHDILRAGVA; translated from the coding sequence ATGGCGATCTCGAAACCGCGGACGGCTTCTCCTTCCATGACCCATTCCACCTCGCCCGCCATCGAATCAGCGCTGCGCACCCTCGACGCCGAGGCCAGCGGCATCACCGCGCTGGCGAACGCGCTGCAATCCGATCTCGGCCCGGCGTTCGACGCCGCCGTGACGCGCATCCGCGACGCCAAGGGCCGCCTGATCGTGACGGGGCTCGGCAAATCCGGCCACATCGGCAAGAAGATGGCCGCCTCCTTCGCCTCCACCGGCACCCCCGCCTTCTTCGTCCATGCGGCGGAAGCCAGCCACGGCGATCTCGGCATGATCACCGCCGACGACGTCATCATGGCGCTGTCGTGGTCCGGCGAGACCGCCGAGCTGAAGAACCTCATCAACTACTCACGCCGCTTTCGCATCACGCTGATCGCGGTGACCTCCGAGGCCGGTTCGACGCTGGGCTCAGCCGCCGACATCGTGCTGACCCTGCCGAAGGCGCGCGAGGCCTGCCCGCACAATCTCGCACCGACCACGTCGTCGCTGATGCAGCTTGCGCTCGGCGACGCGCTGATGGTGGCGCTTTTGGAAAGCCGCGGGTTCACCGCGCTTGATTTCTCCGCGCTGCATCCTTCCGGCAAACTTGGTGCGATGCTGAAGTTCGTGCGCGACCTGATGCACAAGGACGCTGCGGTGCCGGTCAAACCGCTCGGCACCAAAATGTCCGATGCGCTGGTGGAGATGACGTCGAAAGGCTTCGGCTGCGTGGGCATCGTCGATGCGCGCAACGAGATCATCGGGATCGTCACCGACGGTGACCTGCGCCGTCACATGCGTCCGGATCTGATGACCGCGACGGTCGATGACGTCATGACGAAGAATCCGAAGACCATCAGCCCCGACCTGCTCGCCAGCGAGGCTTTGGAAATTCTCAACTCATCGAAGATCACCGCGCTGATCGTCACCGAAGGCAAGAAGCCGATCGGCATCGTGCATCTGCACGACATTTTGCGCGCAGGCGTGGCTTAG